Genomic segment of Vanacampus margaritifer isolate UIUO_Vmar chromosome 13, RoL_Vmar_1.0, whole genome shotgun sequence:
ATTTCGGGCCACGATTTGGTTTCAAAAACAGTGCAAGTGCTTTTGGTAGAGACCTAGCCAGATAAATTGGTCAGCATTTTTCCCCGCTTGGTCGGCCTGAATTGTACGCTATTTTGTGCAGAATGggtaatatgcattttttttttaaagcaagccCCACACCCACTTACCAAAATTTATAGATGATGGCTGAAGTAAATGCAGATTTCCGCCTGAATATTAGATATTGTAATATTGTTAATATGAATGACATTAAAATTTGCGTGATTCTAAAATCCCTTTGCCAATACATTGATTTATAGAActccatttttttatgtatgagtTCCTGATCTGTCATTTTGAGTCCTGCCCCTAAATTAGGAAAAACAACTCTAGTTCTTTGATATGAACCATACTTCGCGACGTGTGGACAAACGCTATTACATGTATTTGCTTCTTAGGGACTGAactgggcatttctgatatttctacAATGTTTCAGGTCCACggtgtattgtattgcttttgccagTTACTAGCATACATACCAATTTTCTAATCCAAATAAGGTAATCTTCACAATAATAAGAGAATCCTTTCACTGAGGAAAAATGTTGCATTCGTGGAAAGCAGGAAATTGGAATTATCCCACTTGGATTGTGTCAGTTCCGACTTCAGAGTCttcgaggcaaatgtaaatacaagacatttgttAACGTGTCACAacgtgatttggaatgactACATTAACCGTTAACCAGAGCAACAATTgatcggaatcagccatctttgtttacatttgcctggAACGCTTTGATGGCTGAGCTGTGACTCCGAATGGGATAAATCCAACTTCGACCTCCTTGAATTAAGCATAAAACCGCCATTTTGAGTTGTAACGTAAACTCGTAATTAGTAATGTGCCTCAACTCGCAGATTTTTACTATCGAGAATCAGTACCTTAAAGAGGCCCGTCATTATAACCAATGAGGAGTGACTGTATTGACCAATCAGAATGAAAGGAATAGACCAATGACGCGCCAGCCTGGCTTTTCTTCCTGTTTTAcagagcagttttttttccgGTGAGCGGAGTCATAATTAACCTATTGGagtaataattgtattttatttttttttaaataggtttatACAACGGTGGAAGTCCGTACGTTGGAATACACACCACTACGtctaattgtttttgtattcgtTCTCCCCGCGTTTTTGTATTCTTCtccctgttgtttttttccttgtatATTGTCTCACTGGATGCTAGCAAGCTGTTTAGCAAGGGAGAAGCGGCGTCCATGCGGGGGACGTTGTCGCTTTCGTTTTATTTAAGTTTCGTTTGCTGCTCTTCCCTGCCACAGCACAGCGTAATTCTGACGGGATTTGCTTCGAGTACACGCCAGCAGGACTGACGGAAATCATGGGTGGCGTCAAACAGGAGCAGAATGATGCTCTGCAGCAGCCAAGAGCCTCACAATCCACAGAACAGCCTCAAGACGAGGTGGGTGCTTTGTTTTCACACACTGGAGCCTCCAACGTTCACCTGCTGGCTTCTGTTGTTTCACTTTTCCCCAACTGAAATCATGTTATTAGAATTAATTAATTCTCGCCTAAAACTGGCGCCATTATATAAGTACATTTGCAAGTATCCTCACTTTACGACGTATTCCTGTATCTACGGCGGCGAGCTAACCCCAACGTGTACGTAAAGCGGAACGCGTCGTAGTCCATCATCATTCCTACGCTTAGTCAGTAGTAAAGTCACAATTATAGTAAATATTTACATGGAAAAACACTTAAAGTGCATAAATACAaaccaatcaaatgaaaaacagccTTCTTGTGCAGCATGACCATAATCATGCCGCCACGTTAACTAGTACGTTacgttaataaaaaaattaagatgttgaacttaagtaaaataaataaataagtagtcTAAAAAAGCTTCAGTAATATTTGTGCAACGTGCAAAATGCAGTATAATATTGTTGACAGTGATATAATGATACATTAAATTTTAATATACATCACCCAATATGTAGGTTAGTAACGAAGTACATTTCATAAACTgtggaagcacattcattatGAGTCAATTGCCAAACATATCAGTATCGTTAAAAACTACACCGAATTCAAAGAAACAGATGTAATTTTCGGATTCAAAATTGCCCAGAAacaatttaaatattgttggcaccctccatttttttatatatataactacACAGCCCTCAACTAATTAAACAGagctaacaaaataaacatgaccTTAAAAATGTTTCTGTTTGGGACGTACTTGTACTTTCTAAATCTACTTGCGAATGACACTCAAATGTGTTCAcaataaatgatttatttggtcTTCAATGAACTGTGAATAGTTGTTAGTGATTCCACAGCttaaagaatagaaaatgattCCTACCACTTGGGCAACACATTGCCTTGTCCGCCACCACTctctataataaaaataaaataattataattaaataataattcattattgCACATCATTTTTTGTTGGCCTTTGCAAGATTCAGTGTATTGCATTATTTTAGCCATGCTGTCACACTGGCAGTTTATTAATAGAAAAAGTGACGTTGCTTGACTACcaccaccactactactactactactacttaccCTTCTGTTGCTTACTTAGCCTAAGAAGCGAGGATGGCCCAAGGGCAAGAAAAGGAAGAAAGTGCTGCCCAACGGCCCCAAGGCACCAGTCACCGGTTACGTCCGCTTCTTGAATGAGCGGCGGGAAGTGATGCGGGCACGGTATCCTGACCTTCCTTTCCCAGAAATCACCAAGAGGCTCGGGGCGGAATGGACACGATTAGCGCCAAATGACAAACAGGTAAATTCCAATCAATCCAAAGCCCCTTAAAGGCGATATTGACTTTTGAATTAGCCACTCCCAAAACACTCCAATTGCACAACCGGTTCCTCTACCCCCGTCCTGCGTCACTCGCATTTTCAAGACTCCTGGCAACTCTTAATGTGTGGGAAAATGCCATATTGTCTTCTTTAATGTTTAGGAAGTCATCTTGAGTGTGCATTCACAGCGTTACCTGGACGAGGCGGAGCGGGAGAAGATGCAGTATGCCCAGGAACTGAAGGAATATCATCAGACGGAGGCGTATCATATCACCAGCACGAAGATACAAGACAAGAGGATTAAGAAAGGTGGCTACAAAGTTGGCTCTGTTGCGttacacattttgttgtgcGGTGTCTCTTGTACTAATACACAATCTCTCTTTCAGAGGACACTCCGTCTGTAATCATCAGTGCCAGTTCAGGCTTGCCAAAGGTGCGTGGCACTCCCTTCACATGCCGTAGCAATCACTTTAATTATAAGTAATGCAACCTAACTGAAGCTTACTGAGACACATTTATGAGAGAGTCAAAACAACTctgtatatacagacgctcccctacttacgaacattcgagctacgaacaacggtacatacgaacatgtctgcgcgtgtgtcggaaaatgtccggaaagagatgctgtaagttagattttgtattgcgcgcctttttccgagtgttttcgctcatagataaagccatcgcactcttcgagcagcaagacccaaatattgaacgttgcacaaaggttgcaaatcaattgaatgatgccatacagtgctaccgcatcatttatgatgaaaaaaagaaggaaactgtgcaatcgtcgttggatcgcttctttcggccagtttctagtaaatcctccaaggaagatactcatcaaccctcatcttcttctcctcgaccctcaacttcttcctaagtgttcttccattaagtgtctctcgctctctctctaacatacagtactgtacgtattctctccattttattaaaagtttttttcagtacaaaccaatgcaggttacttgtacaagccttaaacatacttatataaaccttcaatatacttgtataggctttaaacataaattataatacaaaatttagcactgaagcaacttacgaacgaattcaccttacgaacgatcgctcggaacgtaactcgttcgtaagttggggagcgtctgtatttgtattatttattactatGATACAGTGTAGTTCTACATAAATGTAAAGTATAACCACAACCGTTTCAGTTAAGTATGTAAAGGaaaatttaaaatggcttacccaagattacccccccccccccatttcaaATAACCACAAACAATGTCATGTTTGCGATTGGGAGGTGGTTCAATAATGTGGCAGCAGCTGCCGCTTTGGTCAGTCCGAGGTCCTTGTAAACTTCCATTATGAGATTTTTCTTTCCCATACAGACATCCGAGCTCCCGAGCAGGTTCGACATCCCCATCTTCACAGAGGAGTTTCTCGATCAGAACAAAGGTAAAAGAAATAACAAGTGAAACATCTGTTTTCAGGAATGATGGTAATGTAATGGTTTACATGGCTGACATTCGTTCTTCTTGAAGGGATCTGCCATTGAGTGGCGAGTCATTAAATTTGCCTTTTGCAATTTACACACAACGATGGTATTAAGTATTAGGGAATACAGGTCAATTGTACCAGCAAAGTACTACGTCTATTGAACAAAGCAAAATACTTCTCACGGTCACGTTTCATTTTTCGCAGGAGTACTTGTAATACCAGGCACTCAAATTAGAATTTTACACCAAATCCAGGCTCTATTTGTTTTCAAGACATCACGATGGTCTGTTAATTTCGATGGCATGACGATTTTCTTAATCCGACCGCAGCTCGAGAGGCGGAGTTGCGTCGACTCCGCAAGGCCAACGTGGAGTTCGAGGAGCAAAACGCGGTGCTGCAGAGGCACATCAAAGACATGTACAACGCCAAAGAGCGCCTGGAGGCGGAGCTGAGCCAGGACGAGAAGCGCACGCAGGCTCTTCACCAGCACTTGCTGGCCATTAAACACGCGCTGGTCAACAGTTTGTCCACTGTGCCGCTACCAGGTGAGCCGTCGCCTCCAAAAGCATTGGAACAGTGGAGCCAATTTCTTCATTTTTGCTGTAGACTAAGATGAATTATGGGGCAAGAGGTCAACATCAGCTTTTCTTGCCCTCGCAGCGCACAGAAAATGAATACagcgcatacaaaaaaaaaaataataatccaaccTGAGTTAGggctgagagagaaaaaaatcaaccaagtCAGATAAGTCACTTTAAAAATAGGTCGATTGAAAATGTCCGCCTTGAAGCGCAGCCGTTCATGTTTCTATaaagacttttttgggggggaggggcagACGCACGCAGTGGACACGAAGTTATTGAGCTCACTAAGAGGCAGTTCCACTCGTTACTCATGGACTATTGTTGAAGTGACTTTTAAGGCACTattacatgtgtgtatatataatgaTGCGTGTACTAAATGGTAGTGATTCTTTACCTTAAATGGGAATCGCTagtgcgctaatgctaatcgcgattgctaactaTTTAGCTTAGGCTAATTTTGTCGGTGTTTAAAAATGCTCATGCACAGAAGATAATAAATAgtagatataatgatgtatgtgtgcaTATGCGTACCTCACTTTAGTCGCTACCATACAGCTTGCGTATCACCTGCTCAAGAGTAAGCAGAGTAAAACCTACAAGAATTCAAATGGGCTGTGATTAAATCCTGGAAAAGCATCGCAAAAATCTTGCTGATGTCAATTTCACGCGAGTTCCACAAGTTTTCTGTCTTCTGTGATTTAAAACAGGCACAGGCGAGACGCCGTCCCTCGCAAACCTGGATTCGTATCTCAGTCGTCTCAGCTGCGCGCTGGAAGGGAACCCACACAAGCACCGGGCCTTGCTTACGCAGCTTTGCGATGTCCTCTCTCACCTGGACAGGTAGAcaatgtggttttttttttcttactgccacacacgcacaaataCAAGAACATACTTTGAAGAAGCACTTACTATTCTGAGGTGTTAATTTGAGAGGAAGCCTTTCTTTTTCCAACTGCTTGTGTGGATGGAGCTAGCTACATTGTCACTAAATCAGCTTGTTAATGTTAATTTGAGGAGCTGCACTTTGTTGATTATGAACATCAGTGACATTTAAAgacacatgcatttttttaaataatttaaattagtccccaaatttttttaccACCCACACGCTTATACCTTTAGTTTACTAGCTCTTACGACACCTCTTATAAATTGTGATGTATTCTCCAAAAAACATGCTTTATGTTTTCAAGTGAGAAGTTGTAGGACAGTGACACGCCCCCTCCCGCCTTCCAAGTCATTCCTGCGCCAGGCGGGTGAGTTTCAGGTTGTTGGGTACAATCACCGGCATCTGGGCCGATGATCCGTCTAGAGGGATGGAAACAGCAGTGCCATGAACACAGTTTTGGTCAAAGTGTGCACCGCTCCCTCTTCTGGACAAATGTGTGAATTATTTTAAGTGTGCagaaattattttgtaatatgtACAGACAGTACCCTCTGCTTACATTGTCAGTAATGAGTTTACAAGTAATGCCATGTGGCATTGGTGGCTGGGATCATCTGatcatctgtgtgtgtgcgcagtgTTATTTAGGCTAACTACACATTAAATGAATTCTGCTTTTGACTTGTTCATGAAATATTGTcatatcatttttattatttggtgtgaactgtatttgtattttttttccaaaatgctgTTTGAAACTGTGCTGAGAATATTTCCAATATAAGGTAAACAAGCTTGTCTCTTTGTCACCTTTGTTATCACTCACTCACGGGGCACTTTAGACTTTCTAATCTATTGAGATCCAATACACGATCTGtattaaaatggctgccaagcTGTTTACAAAGATATTCAAGCTCAATTTTGGTTATTGTACTGTCactgtttgtaatattttgtctcATAATTTAAGTATTGTAACCAAAATGTAGAGCAACCACGTCATTAATAAACATATTGCGCACACACACTATATAATTAGCTCTTGTATTGAATGTCATTAGAAACAAATAGACCCGTATAATTTTTGTCAGTTGTAATTAATGATGACTTCCAGCAGAAGGcggtcacaatttggtaaaaaaaaaaaaatcacaaatctatactattggttAGTCCACATTTTCTGAgggtatttcattttattttacaaattattgaccaatctttAGTGTTTTCTTGGgttctcctgaaaaaaaataaagaagaattTAAGTATAATGCAGGCAAACAACACTAGTTGTGTCAATTGTGAATTTTATTAGGCACCCCCTGATTGTcctcatgcatgtttttggaatgtggcacGAGGAAACCGGATTatccagagaaaacccacacatgaaaaaagaaaaaaacgtagtCAGACCGGAACCCAGATTCAAACCCCGAATTTAAGATCTGTGAAGCGGATGCGCTAACCATTTAATTACCGTGgaaaaatcatcaaaattcgaaaataactcaaatcaaatcttaaaatgtttccatctgaactttattcctgcttaaaaaaaagaagatattttagcaattaaacttttaaataGCTTTATTCCCCAAAATTAGTGTCAGTAACACGCAGTCTAACCGGTAAGTGTAACGTTGTAAAAAATATCCGAGGGGCGGGGCTAAACATTTGACGTCCTTTCTCCCGCCACGCCGCCGTGACGTCACACCGGAGAGAGGGAGCTGTCCTTTCAGCGCTGGTTCTGAAAGcccaacaaagatggctgagcGTTGAGGGCGACGGAGAAGACCATTTTCGCGCACCGACACCCTCATTATCTTTTAATTATCGACAGGTGGACTTCGGCGCTCGCCTTCAAGCGAAGTGCGAAGAAATTCCCACTCATGTTTTGCGTCACGACGCCCGTTGGGCCGCGGTGGTTGTGGCGGTGGTGTGGCTGCTGCTAGGCGGACGTGTCACATCTTTCTCTCCGCTTCGAAAGCGGCGTTTGACGGTCACAGGGAAAGTAGCGAAGAGGCCGAGAATTGACCCAAAAAGCCCCATCGAGAGATGTCCTTGCTGTGCGTTGGAGGTAAGACCCTCGTTTGTGATAGCGTTCTGCTGCGTTAACATGTTAGTCATGTGTGTGGAAGAACATAATTTCCAACAAAAAGGCTGTAATAGATCTCACTGCAATTATGGCAGAGCTACCAACGTTGATTTATGGAATGTATCAAACCCTCTAAAACAAGATGCAACCCACTCTCATGTCAGTCCAGGCACATAATGGAAGAACATGGCTATTATAGTCTATTATGAGTGTCCTGATTTCAACCATAAGTGGTCCAATTCACAGAAAAATCCTGCATGCCTCAAAAGTAAAAAACTCGGCAGTTCAAACGATGACGTCAGATTACCTGGTGTGATCTCAGCTCAGCGAGCATCAAAAGCAGGAGGGGGTAAAGTTTTccacatttgatttttgaaaatggACAGATTGGCCTGTGGAtgaggtatttaaaaaaaaaaaaattaaactgttaAGTAATTTACTgccctttttattattattattattattattgctttttGGGCTCAATAAATTTTaaccttaaaactgctgggtcaaaattgTACCAACACACTATCTTGGGTAATTTTCTGAGTTGTATTGTACAAATGaaccaaattaaaaacaaataaaaacaaaagtttattaGTAGTACTGTAGAAGTGATAGTCCCCCAACTTTTCCGTCAGCTGCATTTCAAATGCGGCTCACacccacttttcttttttttttaatagcattgCAGTTCTGATATGGATGCAAGCtatgaaaaattcatttttagaaTATGCTACGGGCCTTTAAAAAGTGGACGTCGTGCCACAAATagcccccgggccatagtttggaccccatttattttattttttaaatacattttgctaaattttattatacaaaaaatatatattttttttaggaataaaagcTCATTTTATATCTTTGATTGACTACTATAGggatgaaccaaaaaaaaaaaaacagaatctgaaaattgttttttatttaaagatgtGAGTGCATCAAATCTAACCATATCAAAATGTTTCACTTTAAAATGTATCGAGATGTGTATTGAATCGTCTCTCATTGCAGAGACACCCCTCCCCTTATtaactactgtatttttttttattgattacgGTCATGATGGTGGTATTTCACATAAAcattttgagaaccactgatgtagTGGTTCACTTGGCTGACTTCTCTGCAGGCAGTGTGGGTTCAGCTCCCACTTAGTGACATTACCAATGTAGTGTGAATGGTACgtaccctgtgattgactggcggccagtccagggtgtacgtAGTCTTCCCAACAAGCTCCAGTTCCATGTGAACAGGATAAGCTGCATAGCGGCAGTGATGATGCTCTAAATGTGAAGGCCTTCAGTTCTCCGAAACCTCCAAGGAAGTATGAAGAGGCTCCTCCCCCTTTATGAAACTCTTCCATCTTCTCTACACTAGCTCCTGGTCCGCTCATTGCAGGGACATCAGGTTCGAGATTCAGCCTGGTGCCTTTACGTTGGCATGGCAACCTACTCGGCCACTCTGTGCTCCTGTGTTCTCATTAGGATGTTCTATCGTTGCCCTGCGGCTAagctaaattgtgttttatgttggTCGGCTTAAGTGGCGATACGTATTGCGGCGACGGAGTTGTGACATCGCAACTCGACTTTGAGGCGATGGATTGTGTTGTCACACAAGCCGAATAAGCAGATTTCCGATGTGGACATCGCGGCTACATTAGCTGACACGGACATGAAAAAGACTCAGCATATATCCACATTAGAATGATTTTGtttcaagaaaaatattgaCCTATAATGGAAttttaagtttgtttttccccattGCAAAAATAATGAAGGCTGTGCACTAATTAAATAAGCTaatttattttgcaaactaGCTAACATGCTGAGTGAGAGTAACATACTTGTATTTCTACACACCAAAGTCAGTTTAGTTTTCTTTGAAGCTAAATATGACAAGAGACTTCAATAAACCTAAAAGAATTTTGTTAAAATCAAAGTCAATTTAGTCTTAAATGAACTTAATCTACATGTTGATGTAAAAGTTCACGGCATTTTGCAGTCTTAAATGAACCTAAACTATGTTTGGAGACATCAAAGTTTCAGTTTCGTGTTTGCTGAAGGTAACGTAACATGCATCAACATGGTTTTGTAATTTCAAAGGAAATGTAGTCTTTAAGGTacataatttgtgtttttgaaaaatcCATGTaggtttttttaaaattttatttataatccTAATATACATGTTTTGATgaacaataaaagcaatttttAGAGTCTTAAatgtacctaaaaaaaattgggagacGTCTAgctaacatacatttttataaacattaaaTCCGATGTAGAAAATTTAAAGGAAATACTTTCGAAAAATCAAAGTCGGTTTTCCACGTCAAAGACAACTCAGGCTTGTAAATATCAGTCAACTTTCCTGAAgctcatttgtgtttttgccaACTTCAAAGTCAATTTAGAGTCTGAACTGGATATAAGACACAAGATACTTTGCGTAAAACTCAAAATTACTTTTGTCTTCAATGAAGGTGACATATGTGTTTTTGTAAACTTcaaatactttaaaatgttcaatgaaTATCAAATtatgctttttgtttaaaaaataataatctgttaTTTTTCGTCTCCTTTTGAAAccgatctaaaaaaaaattgtaaacatcactttttttaGGCTTTAGCGAACCTAACATACCcgtacatgatttaaaaaaatgtaactcaCAATTGTCATCTATGACATTTCCATACTTGGTTTTGTAAACAGTAAAAACAGTTTTGAGTCTTCAAGGTGCCTTACACAAGATTTGGTAAACATGGATGCAAATTCAGTCTTcactaaataaaacataatcacTTTGTTTGGGTGAAAAtcacaaattcaattcaaattcaagcTTCCGATGAACATTTTGTAATAATTGAAGTCAAGTTAGTCTTGGTGGCTTGAGGATGGGCAATTTATTGTGAAAGTCCTTGTATTGGAATCCCATTAGAGTGTGCAGGAATGCTGTGATCAAGGGTTGTCCTGCAAATCTCCTCAACctctttttattgcacattttccgAGAATTTTGTAAGTGTTTTACACAACAGCAGTAATACGTCTATGCGAGAGAAGCTTTTAGTAGCTTTTAAGTGGAAGACATTACGATAGTCCAAGTAACAGGATGTAACAGTTTAAGTAGACCATATAAGGAAATATGCATTGCTTGAGCTGCCCTACATATGATTGAATTAATTTCCCCGGAtttcctcaatttttttttcttcctgaaaaCGGAATCAGCACATTTTTTCTGCGGAACCTATTTAGCACTCATCTCTTTTCTGCTTCCCCAGTAGTATGCCTTCCTGCGAGTGCACCCCTCACcatcatcccccccccctccctccatccctttCCGGCACCCCCCAACCCTGTCACGCCGAAGTGGTTATTTTTAGACTTGGGGATGCAGCTCGCTGTGCCAGCTCACACACAGAGATTAATGGAGCACGAGAGAAAGGCAGAGGAAGGGTGCACACGTGCGCGCTCGCCACATGGCAGCAGGAGCTCGTAGGAgagggtgaggaggaggaggaggaggaggaggagggtgagGGAGGACTAGCTTGGGGGGGGGCGAGCAGCATTTGAGGAGGAGTGTTGAAACGGGTGCAGCCCGAGTTGCATCTGCCATTTAGCGACGGTTTTCAAGGGAAGGGAAGCAAGTAAGGAGCTTccagggaaaaataaataaataattttttatggcTGGGTCCGCCGAGGGCGTGTGACCGCCTCGGCGgcaaatgagcttgtttgttCTCAAGAGAATTTAGGAGGAATTGCACATGAAATGTCATGTGCTGTAATTAGTAGCAACACAGCATGATGGCGTCTGGCGTTTCTTGAAAGGCTTTGCTTTTTAACCCCGCCGTGTCATTTTGCAGCCATCTCACTCTGGACTGATTTCCCGTCAATCACAAAATATTCACATCCCTACTAATTTTACGACGTATGTATAAACACTGCTTGGTCACAATATCGCTTTTCATAACATAACATTTATAATCCAGTGGATACATTCTCAAACTGTCCAGTTAAATCAACTCATTCATCTGCTGTAGCATTAAGACGAGGGCCGGGCTTCTGCTGTTGGCAACAAGCCTCAACATATCAAGACAAAGAAGCTCGTTGTGAGTCATTCTCCCAGGCGGTGACAGCGGAGTAGCATCATAATCAGTGTGGACAAACTGACTTCTTAAAATAGTCGTGTCAAGCCAGAAGGCCCCTGAGATAATAATGCCCATCAGTTTGCCCTCTGATGAATGAGTCAAGAGAGGT
This window contains:
- the hmg20b gene encoding SWI/SNF-related matrix-associated actin-dependent regulator of chromatin subfamily E member 1-related, translating into MGGVKQEQNDALQQPRASQSTEQPQDEPKKRGWPKGKKRKKVLPNGPKAPVTGYVRFLNERREVMRARYPDLPFPEITKRLGAEWTRLAPNDKQRYLDEAEREKMQYAQELKEYHQTEAYHITSTKIQDKRIKKEDTPSVIISASSGLPKTSELPSRFDIPIFTEEFLDQNKAREAELRRLRKANVEFEEQNAVLQRHIKDMYNAKERLEAELSQDEKRTQALHQHLLAIKHALVNSLSTVPLPGTGETPSLANLDSYLSRLSCALEGNPHKHRALLTQLCDVLSHLDSEKL